The segment ATAATCCCCAAAATAACAACAACAGCAAGTAATTCGATCAATGTTAACCCTTTTTCGTTGCGAAGCATTTTTCTACATTTTTGCAACATCGTAATTTTCCTCCCGTAATGGAAATATGTAGTAATCTATCTACATATAATTCTATTATACTATCTTTCAAATTTCAATAAGATTTTACACGTTTCTACATTTGAATATGGTTAAAAATATCGAACATTGGAACTAGGATTGATGTGACTATAGTCCCGACTATCACAGCGAGCACAACAATCATTAGTGGCTCAATTAAACTTTTCAATCGGTCGGTTGCATAGTCGACTTCTTTTTCATAGAATTCGGCTATTTTGTCCAACATGGTATCAAGTGAACCTGTGCTTTCCCCTATGCTGATCATCTGTGTGACAAGCGGCGGAAAAGCCCAATGCTCTTTCATCGGCCCAGTGAGGGATTCACCTTTTTCTAATTCCATTTTACTACGCGCCAACACTCTCGCAATCACTTCGTTTTCGACAATCTTTTCTACAATGGTGATGGCCTGCAAAATCGGGACTGAACTTGAAAACAATGAACTCAGTGTCCTTGTCAGTCTCGCAATGACAGCCTTCTGCAATAATGGTCCGAAGATTGGCAGACGCAATAACGCATAGTCGATATAATATTTTGTCTGTTTCTGCTTGTTCATCGCCATGATCCCCACTAAGATTCCCCCAAGCAGCAACAGCAATAACCACCAAAAGCTTTGCATCCATTCACTTGCACCAAGTACGAATCTTGTAATCAACGGAAGGTCCGCTCCAAAGTCGCTGAACATCGAAACAA is part of the Sutcliffiella sp. FSL R7-0096 genome and harbors:
- a CDS encoding type II secretion system F family protein, producing MPRFTYTGRNTAGKQTGNITSSSRREAIVMLKEKGIRVMNLEEVPESIFTKEITIGNPVKLRDFVIFLRQFSTLIRAGISVVEATNVLAQQTSSKALKRVLFDVEEELKQGNPLSEAAAKHPKVFSTMFINMIKAGEASGALDDTLDRLATQFEKQNETRQKIVSALTYPLVLGVIAIGVVIFLLVGVVPTFVSMFSDFGADLPLITRFVLGASEWMQSFWWLLLLLLGGILVGIMAMNKQKQTKYYIDYALLRLPIFGPLLQKAVIARLTRTLSSLFSSSVPILQAITIVEKIVENEVIARVLARSKMELEKGESLTGPMKEHWAFPPLVTQMISIGESTGSLDTMLDKIAEFYEKEVDYATDRLKSLIEPLMIVVLAVIVGTIVTSILVPMFDIFNHIQM